In the genome of Sciurus carolinensis chromosome 3, mSciCar1.2, whole genome shotgun sequence, one region contains:
- the Rhbdf2 gene encoding inactive rhomboid protein 2 isoform X1, which produces MASADKNGGSLSSASGSRLQSRKPPNLSITIPPPEAQAPSEQDSMLPERPKNPPYVKSVSLQEPRARWQDSAEKRPGFRRQASLSQSIRKGAAQWFGVSGDWEGKRQHWQRRSLHHCSVRYGRLKASCQRDLELPSQEVPSFQGTESPKPCKMPKIVDPLARGRAFRHPDEVDRPHAPHPPLTPGVLSLTSFTSVRSGYSHLPRRKRMSVAHMSFQAAAALLKGRSVLDATGQRCRVIKRSFAYPSFLEEDAVDGADTFDSSFFSKEEMSSMPDDVFESPPLSASYFRGIPQSASPVTPDGVQIPLKECGRAPVVAPRRGKRIASKVKHFAFDRKKRHYGLGVVGSWLNRSYRRSISSTVQRQLESFDSHRPYFTYWLTFVHIIITLLVICTYGIAPVGFAQHITTQLVLRNKGVYESVKYIQQENFWVGPSSIDLIHLGAKFSPCIRKDRQIEQLVLRERDLERDSGCCVQNDHSGCIQTQRKDCSETLATFVKWQDDTGPPMDKSDLGQKRTSGAVCHQDPRTCEEPASSGAHIWPDDITLWPICTEQARSNHTGFLHVDCQIKGRPCCIGTKGSCEITTREYCEFMHGYFHEEATLCSQVHCLDKVCGLLPFLNPEVPDQFYRLWLSLFLHAGVVHCLVSVVFQMTILRDLEKLAGWHRIAIIFILSGITGNLASAIFLPYRAEGESDRSALAGVGPWAAPPAWLRVTSLWPAQVGPAGSQFGLLACLFVELFQSWQLLERPWRAFLNLSAVVLFLFVCGLLPWIDNIAHIFGFLSGMLLAFAFLPYITFGTSDKYRKRALILVSLLVFAGLFASLVLWLYIYPINWPWIEYLTCFPFTSRFCEKYELDQVLH; this is translated from the exons ATGGCCTCAGCTGATAAGAATGGAGGGAGTCTCTCTTCTGCATCCGGCAGCCGCCTGCAGAGCCGGAAGCCACCCAACCTGTCCATTACCATCCCACCGCCTGAGGCCCAGGCCCCCAGTGAGCAGGACAGCATGCTGCCTGAG AGGCCCAAGAACCCACCCTACGTGAAGAGCGTCAGCCTTCAGGAACCCCGGGCACGATGGCAGGACAGCGCGGAGAAGCGCCCTGGCTTCCGCCGCCAGGCCTCCCTGTCCCAGAGCATCCGCAA GGGCGCAGCCCAGTGGTTCGGGGTCAGTGGCGACTGGGAGGGCAAACGGCAGCACTGGCAGCGCCGCAGCCTGCACCACTGCAGCGTGCGCTACGGCCGGCTCAAGGCCTCCTGCCAGAGGGACCTGGAGCTCCCCAGCCAGGAGGTGCCGTCCTTCCAGGGCACCGAGTCACCGAAGCCCTGCAAGATGCCCAAG ATCGTGGACCCGCTGGCCCGGGGCCGGGCCTTCCGCCACCCAGATGAGGTGGACCGGCCCCACGCCCCCCACCCACCGCTGACCCCGGGAGTCCTGTCCCTCACCTCCTTCACCAGCGTCCGCTCTGGCTACTCCCACCTGCCCCGCCGCAAGAGGATGTCGGTGGCCCACATGAGCTTCCAGGCTGCCGCGGCCCTCCTCAAG GGGCGCTCTGTGCTGGATGCCACTGGACAGCGGTGCCGGGTGATCAAACGCAGCTTTGCCTATCccagcttcctggaggaggatgCAGTCGATGGGGCAGACACCTTCGACTCCTCCTTCTTTAGTAAG GAAGAAATGAGCTCCATGCCCGATGACGTGTTTGAGTCTCCCCCACTCTCGGCCAGCTACTTCCGAGGGATCCCACAGTCGGCCTCCCCCGTCACCCCCGATGGGGTGCAGATCCCTCT GAAGGAGTGTGGCCGAGCCCCAGTTGTGGCCCCCAGGCGTGGCAAGCGCATCGCGTCCAAAGTGAAGCACTTCGCCTTTGACCGGAAGAAGCGGCACTACGGCCTGGGCGTGGTGGGCAGCTGGCTGAACCGCAGCTACCGCCGCAGCATCAGCAGCACGGTGCAGCGGCAGCTGGAGAGCTTCGACAGCCACCG GCCCTACTTCACCTACTGGCTGACCTTCGTCCACATCATCATCACGCTGCTGGTGATTTGCACCTATGGCATTGCGCCTGTGGGCTTTGCCCAGCACATCACCACCCAGCTG GTGCTGAGGAACAAAGGTGTGTACGAGAGCGTGAAGTACATCCAGCAGGAGAACTTCTGGGTCGGGCCCAGCTCG ATTGACCTGATTCACCTGGGAGCCAAGTTCTCGCCCTGCATCCGGAAGGACCGGCAGATCGAGCAGCTGGTGCTGCGAGAGCGAGACCTGGAGCGGGACTCGGGCTGCTGCGTCCAAAATGACCATTCGGGCTGCATCCAGACCCAGAGGAAGGACTGCTCG GAGACTCTGGCCACTTTTGTCAAGTGGCAAGATGATACTGGGCCCCCCATGGACAAGTCTGATCTGGGCCAGAAGCGGACATCAGGGGCTGTGTGCCACCAGGACCCCAG gacctgTGAGGAGCCAGCTTCCAGTGGTGCCCACATCTGGCCTGATGACATCACCTTGTGGCCG ATCTGCACGGAGCAGGCCAGGAGCAACCACACAGGCTTTCTCCACGTGGACTGCCAGATCAAGGGCCGCCCCTGCTGCATCGGCACCAAGGGCAG CTGTGAGATCACCACTCGCGAGTACTGTGAGTTCATGCACGGCTATTTTCATGAAGAGGCGACGCTCTGTTCCCAG GTGCACTGCTTGGACAAGGTGTGTGGGCTGCTGCCCTTCCTCAACCCCGAGGTCCCTGACCAGTTCTACAGGCTCTGGCTGTCTCTGTTCCTCCATGCTGG GGTGGTGCACTGCCTCGTGTCTGTGGTCTTCCAAATGACCATCCTGCGggacctggagaagctggctggcTGGCACCGGATCGCCATCATTTTCATCCTCAGTGGCATCACAGGCAACCTCGCCAGTGCCATCTTCCTCCCGTACCGGGCAGAG GGTGAAAGTGACCGGTCAGCCCTTGCGGGAGTGGGTCCTTGGGCTGCGCCCCCTGCCTGGCTCCGGGTGACGAGCCTCTGGCCTGCCCAGGTGGGCCCGGCCGGGTCGCAGTTCGGCCTCCTGGCCTGCCTCTTCGTGGAGCTCTTCCAGAGCTGGCAGCTGCTGGAGCGGCCCTGGAGGGCCTTCCTCAACCTCTCGGCCGTCGTGCTCTTCCTCTTCGTCTGCGGCCTCCTGCCCTGGATCGACAACATCGCCCACATCTTCGGCTTCCTCAGCGGCATGCTGCTGGCCTTCGCCTTCCTGCCCTACATCACCTTCGGCACCAGCGACAAGTACCGCAAGCGGGCGCTGATCCTGGTGTCGCTGCTGGTCTTCGCCGGCCTCTTCGCCTCCCTGGTCCTCTGGCTCTACATCTACCCCATCAACTGGCCCTGGATCGAGTACCTCACCTGCTTCCCCTTCACCAGCCGCTTCTGTGAGAAGTACGAGCTGGACCAGGTGCTGCACTGA
- the Rhbdf2 gene encoding inactive rhomboid protein 2 isoform X3, with protein sequence MASADKNGGSLSSASGSRLQSRKPPNLSITIPPPEAQAPSEQDSMLPERPKNPPYVKSVSLQEPRARWQDSAEKRPGFRRQASLSQSIRKGAAQWFGVSGDWEGKRQHWQRRSLHHCSVRYGRLKASCQRDLELPSQEVPSFQGTESPKPCKMPKIVDPLARGRAFRHPDEVDRPHAPHPPLTPGVLSLTSFTSVRSGYSHLPRRKRMSVAHMSFQAAAALLKGRSVLDATGQRCRVIKRSFAYPSFLEEDAVDGADTFDSSFFSKEEMSSMPDDVFESPPLSASYFRGIPQSASPVTPDGVQIPLKECGRAPVVAPRRGKRIASKVKHFAFDRKKRHYGLGVVGSWLNRSYRRSISSTVQRQLESFDSHRPYFTYWLTFVHIIITLLVICTYGIAPVGFAQHITTQLVLRNKGVYESVKYIQQENFWVGPSSIDLIHLGAKFSPCIRKDRQIEQLVLRERDLERDSGCCVQNDHSGCIQTQRKDCSETLATFVKWQDDTGPPMDKSDLGQKRTSGAVCHQDPRTCEEPASSGAHIWPDDITLWPICTEQARSNHTGFLHVDCQIKGRPCCIGTKGSCEITTREYCEFMHGYFHEEATLCSQVHCLDKVCGLLPFLNPEVPDQFYRLWLSLFLHAGVVHCLVSVVFQMTILRDLEKLAGWHRIAIIFILSGITGNLASAIFLPYRAEKDLPELPSLALSLALPLLSASFHLLP encoded by the exons ATGGCCTCAGCTGATAAGAATGGAGGGAGTCTCTCTTCTGCATCCGGCAGCCGCCTGCAGAGCCGGAAGCCACCCAACCTGTCCATTACCATCCCACCGCCTGAGGCCCAGGCCCCCAGTGAGCAGGACAGCATGCTGCCTGAG AGGCCCAAGAACCCACCCTACGTGAAGAGCGTCAGCCTTCAGGAACCCCGGGCACGATGGCAGGACAGCGCGGAGAAGCGCCCTGGCTTCCGCCGCCAGGCCTCCCTGTCCCAGAGCATCCGCAA GGGCGCAGCCCAGTGGTTCGGGGTCAGTGGCGACTGGGAGGGCAAACGGCAGCACTGGCAGCGCCGCAGCCTGCACCACTGCAGCGTGCGCTACGGCCGGCTCAAGGCCTCCTGCCAGAGGGACCTGGAGCTCCCCAGCCAGGAGGTGCCGTCCTTCCAGGGCACCGAGTCACCGAAGCCCTGCAAGATGCCCAAG ATCGTGGACCCGCTGGCCCGGGGCCGGGCCTTCCGCCACCCAGATGAGGTGGACCGGCCCCACGCCCCCCACCCACCGCTGACCCCGGGAGTCCTGTCCCTCACCTCCTTCACCAGCGTCCGCTCTGGCTACTCCCACCTGCCCCGCCGCAAGAGGATGTCGGTGGCCCACATGAGCTTCCAGGCTGCCGCGGCCCTCCTCAAG GGGCGCTCTGTGCTGGATGCCACTGGACAGCGGTGCCGGGTGATCAAACGCAGCTTTGCCTATCccagcttcctggaggaggatgCAGTCGATGGGGCAGACACCTTCGACTCCTCCTTCTTTAGTAAG GAAGAAATGAGCTCCATGCCCGATGACGTGTTTGAGTCTCCCCCACTCTCGGCCAGCTACTTCCGAGGGATCCCACAGTCGGCCTCCCCCGTCACCCCCGATGGGGTGCAGATCCCTCT GAAGGAGTGTGGCCGAGCCCCAGTTGTGGCCCCCAGGCGTGGCAAGCGCATCGCGTCCAAAGTGAAGCACTTCGCCTTTGACCGGAAGAAGCGGCACTACGGCCTGGGCGTGGTGGGCAGCTGGCTGAACCGCAGCTACCGCCGCAGCATCAGCAGCACGGTGCAGCGGCAGCTGGAGAGCTTCGACAGCCACCG GCCCTACTTCACCTACTGGCTGACCTTCGTCCACATCATCATCACGCTGCTGGTGATTTGCACCTATGGCATTGCGCCTGTGGGCTTTGCCCAGCACATCACCACCCAGCTG GTGCTGAGGAACAAAGGTGTGTACGAGAGCGTGAAGTACATCCAGCAGGAGAACTTCTGGGTCGGGCCCAGCTCG ATTGACCTGATTCACCTGGGAGCCAAGTTCTCGCCCTGCATCCGGAAGGACCGGCAGATCGAGCAGCTGGTGCTGCGAGAGCGAGACCTGGAGCGGGACTCGGGCTGCTGCGTCCAAAATGACCATTCGGGCTGCATCCAGACCCAGAGGAAGGACTGCTCG GAGACTCTGGCCACTTTTGTCAAGTGGCAAGATGATACTGGGCCCCCCATGGACAAGTCTGATCTGGGCCAGAAGCGGACATCAGGGGCTGTGTGCCACCAGGACCCCAG gacctgTGAGGAGCCAGCTTCCAGTGGTGCCCACATCTGGCCTGATGACATCACCTTGTGGCCG ATCTGCACGGAGCAGGCCAGGAGCAACCACACAGGCTTTCTCCACGTGGACTGCCAGATCAAGGGCCGCCCCTGCTGCATCGGCACCAAGGGCAG CTGTGAGATCACCACTCGCGAGTACTGTGAGTTCATGCACGGCTATTTTCATGAAGAGGCGACGCTCTGTTCCCAG GTGCACTGCTTGGACAAGGTGTGTGGGCTGCTGCCCTTCCTCAACCCCGAGGTCCCTGACCAGTTCTACAGGCTCTGGCTGTCTCTGTTCCTCCATGCTGG GGTGGTGCACTGCCTCGTGTCTGTGGTCTTCCAAATGACCATCCTGCGggacctggagaagctggctggcTGGCACCGGATCGCCATCATTTTCATCCTCAGTGGCATCACAGGCAACCTCGCCAGTGCCATCTTCCTCCCGTACCGGGCAGAG AAAGACCTTCCTGAGCTGCCGTCCCTCGCCCTGTCCCTTGCCCTGCCCCTCCTGTCTGCTTCATTTCACCTTCTACCGTGA
- the Rhbdf2 gene encoding inactive rhomboid protein 2 isoform X2: MASADKNGGSLSSASGSRLQSRKPPNLSITIPPPEAQAPSEQDSMLPERPKNPPYVKSVSLQEPRARWQDSAEKRPGFRRQASLSQSIRKGAAQWFGVSGDWEGKRQHWQRRSLHHCSVRYGRLKASCQRDLELPSQEVPSFQGTESPKPCKMPKIVDPLARGRAFRHPDEVDRPHAPHPPLTPGVLSLTSFTSVRSGYSHLPRRKRMSVAHMSFQAAAALLKGRSVLDATGQRCRVIKRSFAYPSFLEEDAVDGADTFDSSFFSKEEMSSMPDDVFESPPLSASYFRGIPQSASPVTPDGVQIPLKECGRAPVVAPRRGKRIASKVKHFAFDRKKRHYGLGVVGSWLNRSYRRSISSTVQRQLESFDSHRPYFTYWLTFVHIIITLLVICTYGIAPVGFAQHITTQLVLRNKGVYESVKYIQQENFWVGPSSIDLIHLGAKFSPCIRKDRQIEQLVLRERDLERDSGCCVQNDHSGCIQTQRKDCSETLATFVKWQDDTGPPMDKSDLGQKRTSGAVCHQDPRTCEEPASSGAHIWPDDITLWPICTEQARSNHTGFLHVDCQIKGRPCCIGTKGSCEITTREYCEFMHGYFHEEATLCSQVHCLDKVCGLLPFLNPEVPDQFYRLWLSLFLHAGVVHCLVSVVFQMTILRDLEKLAGWHRIAIIFILSGITGNLASAIFLPYRAEVGPAGSQFGLLACLFVELFQSWQLLERPWRAFLNLSAVVLFLFVCGLLPWIDNIAHIFGFLSGMLLAFAFLPYITFGTSDKYRKRALILVSLLVFAGLFASLVLWLYIYPINWPWIEYLTCFPFTSRFCEKYELDQVLH; the protein is encoded by the exons ATGGCCTCAGCTGATAAGAATGGAGGGAGTCTCTCTTCTGCATCCGGCAGCCGCCTGCAGAGCCGGAAGCCACCCAACCTGTCCATTACCATCCCACCGCCTGAGGCCCAGGCCCCCAGTGAGCAGGACAGCATGCTGCCTGAG AGGCCCAAGAACCCACCCTACGTGAAGAGCGTCAGCCTTCAGGAACCCCGGGCACGATGGCAGGACAGCGCGGAGAAGCGCCCTGGCTTCCGCCGCCAGGCCTCCCTGTCCCAGAGCATCCGCAA GGGCGCAGCCCAGTGGTTCGGGGTCAGTGGCGACTGGGAGGGCAAACGGCAGCACTGGCAGCGCCGCAGCCTGCACCACTGCAGCGTGCGCTACGGCCGGCTCAAGGCCTCCTGCCAGAGGGACCTGGAGCTCCCCAGCCAGGAGGTGCCGTCCTTCCAGGGCACCGAGTCACCGAAGCCCTGCAAGATGCCCAAG ATCGTGGACCCGCTGGCCCGGGGCCGGGCCTTCCGCCACCCAGATGAGGTGGACCGGCCCCACGCCCCCCACCCACCGCTGACCCCGGGAGTCCTGTCCCTCACCTCCTTCACCAGCGTCCGCTCTGGCTACTCCCACCTGCCCCGCCGCAAGAGGATGTCGGTGGCCCACATGAGCTTCCAGGCTGCCGCGGCCCTCCTCAAG GGGCGCTCTGTGCTGGATGCCACTGGACAGCGGTGCCGGGTGATCAAACGCAGCTTTGCCTATCccagcttcctggaggaggatgCAGTCGATGGGGCAGACACCTTCGACTCCTCCTTCTTTAGTAAG GAAGAAATGAGCTCCATGCCCGATGACGTGTTTGAGTCTCCCCCACTCTCGGCCAGCTACTTCCGAGGGATCCCACAGTCGGCCTCCCCCGTCACCCCCGATGGGGTGCAGATCCCTCT GAAGGAGTGTGGCCGAGCCCCAGTTGTGGCCCCCAGGCGTGGCAAGCGCATCGCGTCCAAAGTGAAGCACTTCGCCTTTGACCGGAAGAAGCGGCACTACGGCCTGGGCGTGGTGGGCAGCTGGCTGAACCGCAGCTACCGCCGCAGCATCAGCAGCACGGTGCAGCGGCAGCTGGAGAGCTTCGACAGCCACCG GCCCTACTTCACCTACTGGCTGACCTTCGTCCACATCATCATCACGCTGCTGGTGATTTGCACCTATGGCATTGCGCCTGTGGGCTTTGCCCAGCACATCACCACCCAGCTG GTGCTGAGGAACAAAGGTGTGTACGAGAGCGTGAAGTACATCCAGCAGGAGAACTTCTGGGTCGGGCCCAGCTCG ATTGACCTGATTCACCTGGGAGCCAAGTTCTCGCCCTGCATCCGGAAGGACCGGCAGATCGAGCAGCTGGTGCTGCGAGAGCGAGACCTGGAGCGGGACTCGGGCTGCTGCGTCCAAAATGACCATTCGGGCTGCATCCAGACCCAGAGGAAGGACTGCTCG GAGACTCTGGCCACTTTTGTCAAGTGGCAAGATGATACTGGGCCCCCCATGGACAAGTCTGATCTGGGCCAGAAGCGGACATCAGGGGCTGTGTGCCACCAGGACCCCAG gacctgTGAGGAGCCAGCTTCCAGTGGTGCCCACATCTGGCCTGATGACATCACCTTGTGGCCG ATCTGCACGGAGCAGGCCAGGAGCAACCACACAGGCTTTCTCCACGTGGACTGCCAGATCAAGGGCCGCCCCTGCTGCATCGGCACCAAGGGCAG CTGTGAGATCACCACTCGCGAGTACTGTGAGTTCATGCACGGCTATTTTCATGAAGAGGCGACGCTCTGTTCCCAG GTGCACTGCTTGGACAAGGTGTGTGGGCTGCTGCCCTTCCTCAACCCCGAGGTCCCTGACCAGTTCTACAGGCTCTGGCTGTCTCTGTTCCTCCATGCTGG GGTGGTGCACTGCCTCGTGTCTGTGGTCTTCCAAATGACCATCCTGCGggacctggagaagctggctggcTGGCACCGGATCGCCATCATTTTCATCCTCAGTGGCATCACAGGCAACCTCGCCAGTGCCATCTTCCTCCCGTACCGGGCAGAG GTGGGCCCGGCCGGGTCGCAGTTCGGCCTCCTGGCCTGCCTCTTCGTGGAGCTCTTCCAGAGCTGGCAGCTGCTGGAGCGGCCCTGGAGGGCCTTCCTCAACCTCTCGGCCGTCGTGCTCTTCCTCTTCGTCTGCGGCCTCCTGCCCTGGATCGACAACATCGCCCACATCTTCGGCTTCCTCAGCGGCATGCTGCTGGCCTTCGCCTTCCTGCCCTACATCACCTTCGGCACCAGCGACAAGTACCGCAAGCGGGCGCTGATCCTGGTGTCGCTGCTGGTCTTCGCCGGCCTCTTCGCCTCCCTGGTCCTCTGGCTCTACATCTACCCCATCAACTGGCCCTGGATCGAGTACCTCACCTGCTTCCCCTTCACCAGCCGCTTCTGTGAGAAGTACGAGCTGGACCAGGTGCTGCACTGA